GCTCCAAACAGTAAAATCAGGTTTGGCGTCCTTGCCTAGATAGCCGAGGCCATATGAGCGCAGCTTTTCGGGTGTATCGTTCGCCGGGTCGAATGAAATGCTCAATAGCCGAACCTTGTCGCGAAGATCCTGCCGTTCGGGCTTTCCAAGTTCAAGTGCAGCATCGCTGAAATTCGTTGACATTTTGATGCAGAATTCCGCAAGCGGGCATCGCGCGTATATGAACGTGATGCCGAGTGCCTTGCCCTTGAAATCAGCCATTGTTATGGCCTTGCCGTCCTGATTGGTCAGTTTAAAATCAGGTGCAGGATTACCGACCTGCGCAAAGTTCTGATTGACCTCGACATTCTCATCACCTTCGACCGCCGTGGCGACGATCGCGATGTTCTCCAGCCAATACGGGTCTTTCGCGGCGCTGTTAACTACCATCTCAGCCTGCACCTGAACGCCCGGACGCAGCTCGTCCCAGACCCAATCCGCCTTTATCGGAAAATCCATCGTCATCGCATCCATAAAACCTTCGATGTCCTCGTGGTGGATCTTTGCCCGCTTGTTTTCCTTATCGACGGAGACGACTTTGCCCTTCATCGGATAGCGTTTCTCGGTCCCCTTGTTCTCTTCTGCTTTGGTACAGGCAAATCCGGCTGACAGTGCGAGTAATATTAATGCAATAAAATACTTTTTCATCTGCTAATGCTGGAGGCGGGCGAATTTGGCCGCAAACGATCGTCATAGATCAGACGATACATGCGGTAATTCGACATCACCTTTATTACGTAATCTTTGGTCTGCGAAAACATGATCTCGGGGACATAAAAGCCCGGGTCGACCGACCTGGAGCGTCCCAACCACCTTTTCATATTATCATCCCCGCCGTTGTAGCTCGCAATCACTGCCTCGGGTTGATTCGGGAATTGACGAGATAACTCGCCAACGTAATTTCCGGCAAGTTTTATGGACGTGGGCGGATAGAACAGGTCATCGATGGCGAAGTTCTCTATGTTCGCTGCAGAGGCGATGCGTATGGCAGTGGAGGGAATGAACTGCAGAATACCGCGAGCCGCCGCGACTGATTTCACGTCTGCTCGGAATCCGGATTCTTGCCGCATTATTGCCAGAAGCATTCGCGGATCGACCTTATTCGCGTCGGCGGCTGCGAGTAGTTCATCTGAGAACGGCGTCGGATAAAGCAGAAACGCCTGTTCGGCCGGTATCAGATCGGGCGGCAGATCGGTCGGCGTATTTTTCCAGATAGGATCGACAACAGCTAAGGCAAGATCGGCTTGTCCACCCTTTGCATATATCTCCGCCGGTAATGTTCCCGAGGCAGTTTGGGTCTTCAGCAGGATCGCATCATCGTAAATGCCAAGGGTGGAGAATACGTCCTTTGGTCCGGACAGCTTCTCGGATTCCTTTGGCATCTGTTTGAAACGAGGGAGCATCGTCACCGATGCATCGCGAACGCTGCGGGCCCTTGCCCCGAACGATGATGCCGGATCAATGCGCAATAGCGCCGACGCTGCCGCGAAACGCTCTTCCGCATTTTTCGAATCGAGGCCGCCTGCAAGTGCAGCGGCCTTTTGCCGCACGGCTTCGGAACTCTCTTTGCCCGCCGCAAGCTTCTGAAGTTTCTCGGTTGCAAGCATTCCGAAATACTCATTGCGGCCTTCAGGAAGTGAAAGATAGAGGTCGACGGCTTCCCCGACGCGTTTCAGCTTTTCAAGTGCCGCGGCCCGCAGGAATGTTACCTCGTTCTTGGCCGCGCCGCCCGGAACGTTGTAACCCCCGAGATCATTGAAGGTGCTGAGGCGTTCGAGTTCTGCAAGAGCAAGCTGCCATTCCTGGCGAGCTAACAAGATGCGGGCCTTCGCAAATACCGCCTGAGCCTCGGCCCTCTTACCTCGGAACGCCTCCGCGGTACGGTCGCACCAACTTATCGCCGACACCTCATCGCCGGCATCGCGGGATACATCAACGATGTTCAGGTATGCTCGATCCAGTCTTTCGTCGTTCGGAAACCGATCTATGAAGCTCCGGTACCGCGACGTTGATTCTCTCGCCTTACCGACACGCGCATATGCCGAAGCCGCCTGCAGCAATGAATCCTTTGCAAAAGGGCTGTCAGCGTGGATCTCCGAAATGCGCTCGTACCACTTTATCGCTTCGCTGTGGTCTTGCGATTGAGTGTAGCCGCGTCCGATCTGAAAGATAGCTTCAGCGACACTGGCAGAATCCGGATGGTCGTTGAGAATAGCGAGATAGTGCCGCCGAGCCGCCGCAAATTCACGATTGAACTGATAGACGCCGCCGCGCCGCATGTGCTCGGCCTCGGAAAGTTTCGGAGTTGCGGCTGAATTGTCGTCTGTCCCTGAATCTATGACATCCAGATTCAATACGGAGAGCAGCGCTGCATCGTCAGGCTGCTTAACGTCAGGCGTTTCTGATAGCAGTTTTTCGAAGACCAACCTTGCTTCAGATGTCTTCCGCTGCTGCAGCAGAACCTCGCCGAACCTACCAGCAAGGTCTCGACGAGGGGCCGATGACGAGCCTTTCGGCAAGACCGGCATTGCGAACACTGCCGACGCTTCGCCAAAATTCGCGGTTTCGGCCGCATTTCGTGCGATCCGCTCTTGGGCATGATATGCGGCCTCGCTTTTCGGAAGATCGAGGACCGCATCACGCAGCAGCAGCCTTTCGAGCAGCGGATTTCCGGTGCTGCGGGCGATCTGCGACATACGACCGTCGATCACCTGATGCACAGCCATGTCGCCTGAAGAGACAGAAGCGATCTCACCGAGAGCGGTCGACAAACGTCCCTGCCTTTCTGCGATGCGCCCGTAGAGCAAGGCGTAAAAGCCCTTTTGGTACGCCTCGCCGTCCCTGGATCGAAATGTCTCGAGCTCGCCTGCAGCCTCCTCATATCTTCGTTGTGAGTAGAGGTTCACTGCCGAGACCGCCGCCGGATCAGGCACCGCCGCAGGCACCGCCAAATGCAGTACGAGAAGCATCGCTGTTAATGTTCGTAATCCGGGTCTCAGTTGGGCCTCAAGGTGATCGGAGTGAAATTTCTCGTCAGCCCGTCCGATTCGTTTCTGATCGAGATCAAAAGATTTTCGAGCGGAGAATTGTTTTTCCAGTGACGGCGGACACGAAAAGTGATGTTCGCCGAAGCGTTGGGTGCTATAACGCCCGTTATCGCGGGGTCTGCTCCTACGACCCAACGCCGCTGTTCGATGAACGCTCGATAGGCAGCAGGCGTCGCACCGCGATTGGTGACCGTTACGCTGAATGTCGTCTCGACGCCAACGGGATTTGTCACTATCTGTTCAGCAGGCGTCAACTCGATGCCTGAATTACGCTGTCCCGAGGTGACCGCTGTTTGAAATCCGCTGCCCCAGACCTGTTTCCATCTTTCTTCGTTTCCCTTTAAATACAGGTCGAAAAAAGCGGTAAGCAAACGCCGCGTCTCTGCAAGCTGTTGGGCTCGGGTTATAGTACCGTTATCACAGCCGATGCCGTTCGATTCCTGAAAACCGCAGTGCCAGCCGCCCTGAATGACGGGAAGCATTTTCGGCGCTCGTCCCGCGTTGTACATCAGTTGGCCGTTCGACGATACAGGGACGATGGTATCGGCACTTCCTGAGATAAGGCTGACGGGAACGTTGACGTTGGACATTGCAGCCGTCGCCGAAGGATTCGTTTCCACAGCGGCGAGGTTGGCGAGAGCCTTGATCCGAGCATCCTGAGATGCCGCCAAAATGCTCGCACCGCCGCCCATCGAATGGCCGCTGGCTCCATAACGCGTAGTAGCGACCTGGTTGAAGAGAAATGAGCTTTGTTCACCGTTCTGTTGCGTCAGATGGTCCAGCGAGAACCGCAGGTCGTTCGCAAAGTTTTGATGGCTCGGGAACAAACCGTTTTCCGAATCGGAAGCGATGACGAAATATCCGTGCGTTGCGAGATGATTGAGCGTGGATTGATAGGTAGAAACTGCTTGCAGAAATCCGTGGCCGAATGTGATAGCGGGATACGGCGCTCCGGCACCGTTGTATGCAGTATTCTGGCCGTTCACCGCTGCCGGATAATAGAGACGCGCGGTAAAGGTGGAATTATTTGGCCGTGTGATCGTGACGCTCCGCCAGCCCGCAGCGTACGGGCCGGGCTGCGACAACGGGTCCGCCTGCGCGAAAACGCCCGCGGCCAAAATGAGAATTATAAGCAAACCCCTTGTCATATAATGCGATTCTATATTCACGTCAATATTACGGCAAACTGACAATAAAACGCTCTTCGGCTATGATGATGTTCGTATGCCCGCTCAACTTTTACAAGGAAAACCCATTGCCGAGGCGATCAAATCAGAGGTCGCAGCTGAGGTCATGGGATTGCGGTTTCGCCCCGGTTTGGCAGTCGTCCGCATCGGCGAAGACCCTGCATCTGCGGTTTACGTCGGCAGTAAGGTAAGGACGACCGAAGAGCTCGGCATGTATTCCGAGCATATTCACCTGCAGCCGGACATAACGCAGGACGAACTGCTGGATATCGTTCGAGAACTTAATGCCCGCGATGATATTGACGGTGTTCTGGTCCAACTGCCGCTTCCCGAACACATAAACGACCGCGAGATATTGGAAGCGATCGACCCCGCGAAGGACGTTGACGGTTTTCATCCGATGAATGTAGGACGGCTGTCACAGGGCCGCGACTCGCTCGTACCCTGCACGCCGGCAGGCGTAATAGAGATATTAAAACGTTCGAATATTGAGATCGCGGGCCGCCACGCAGTGGTCATCGGCCGCAGCAATATCGTCGGCAAGCCGATGGCCATGCTGCTGCTGCAGGAAAATGCCACGGTGACCATCTGTCATTCGCGAACGCGCGATCTGCCTGCGATAACCAGACAGGCTGACATTCTGATAGCGGCCATAGGACGTGCCGGTTTTGTTCGCGGCGAACATATCGGTGAGAACGCCGCAGTCGTGGATGTCGGTATCAATAACGTGTCGGATAAGGATTTTGCTGCTGAACTCTTCTCGGAAGAAGACCTGCCGAAACGTCTTGCCGCGATCGAAAAACGCGGCTTCACGCTTGTGGGCGACGTCAATCCGAAAGAAGCGATGGAACGTGCCGGCTCATTCACGCCGGTGCCCGGCGGCGTCGGGCTTCTGACCGTCGCGATGTTAATGAAGAATACTGTGTCGGCGGCCGTAATGCGCCGCGGTGCTTAATGATATGAACTTCGAAGATTACCAATCTGCCGCAAGCAAGACGGCTCTTTATCCGCGTCGGCTCGAGAACCTCGAATATCCGACGCTGGGCCTTGCAGGCGAAGCCGGCGAGGTAGCCAACATCGTCAAGAAGATACAGCGCGATCACGGCGGCGTTCTGAACGAAGAGTTTCGGAGCAAGCTGAAGGACGAGCTGGGCGACGTTCTATGGTACATCTCGGCATGCGCTGACGAGCTTGGCCTGTCGCTCAGCGAGATCGCCGAGTACAACGTGGACAAACTCGCCAAGCGTCATGGTAGATAGCGATAGATGCTGAAGGTCGGCCTTACGGGTTCCATCGCAGTTGGGAAATCCTACGTTTGCGAATGTTTTCGCGAACTCGGCTGCCATGTACTTGATGCGGACCTGACCGCACGCAAGGTCGTCGAACCGGGCACGCCGGGACTCGCACGTATCGTTGAGGAATTTGGCAACGGTGTTCTGCTCGCGGACGGCTCGCTGGACCGCAAAAGACTTGGTTCCGTAGTATTTGGAAATGAGGAAAAGCGGCTGCTTCTGAATTCCATTGTCCATCCGCTGGTCATCGATGCTCAAGACAGATGGCTGAAGGACGTAGAGAGCAAACAACCGGGCGGCATTGCGATCATCGATGCGGCACTGATGATCGAATCCGGAGGTTACAAACGTTTTAACAAACTTATTGTCGTCTGGTGCAAACCTGATATACAATTGCAGCGTCTTACCTCCAGAGACGGTTTAACAGCGGAAGAGGCAATTAAGCGCATTAGTTCGCAAATGCCGCAGGAGGAGAAAAAGCGTTACGCAGACTTTCTTATCGACACTTCCCACGGTTTCGAAGATACGCAGAGACAGGTTCGACAGGTTTTCAGTTCACTAAATGAGATCGGCTCAACAGAAAGCAAACCGTATGATCCAGCCCGTTAGAACGGGCTTTTTGCTCTCTGCTTTTATTTTACTTTCTCTCGTATTTTCTGCCTGCGAAGCGGTCGAGAGCCCCAAAGGTGCGGCCTATTATTCAAAGGTCGCAGCACCGCTGAAAAAGGAACTCCGTTGGAGTAACGGCGGTTCGCCGAAACACATAGATCCTGCATTTGCCGCAACGCCTCCCGAAACTGACATCGTTCGGTCAGTTTACGAAGGACTGACCTTGCTCGACGGAACTTCGCTAAAAGCAGTTCCCGCTGTCGCCGAATCGTGGGAAGCCTCTGAGGATAAGAAGGAATGGACGTTTCGCCTTCGCAAAGATGTCAATTGGTCGAATGGCGATGCCGTAACGGCCGACGATTTTATCAGGTCTTGGAAACGTCTTGCCGCTCTTCGCGAGAAAGCTGCGAATAGCGAATTACTGCTAAACATTAGAGGCGTGGCGGCGATCATAGACCCGTCAAAAGAAGCCGACGTCTCTGCTGATCCTTTCTTGTTTCAGATCGATCCCACAATAGATCCGGAGACTGGCGGATCACCGACACCAACGCCATCGCCTGCCGCAAAACTGCCGGAACAGGAAGCGCCTCCGTCGCCGATGCCTGCCGTAAAACTCGGCTTTGAATCTATCGATGAACGCACGATACGAATTTCGTTGGTCGAACCGGACGCATCGCTGCCGAGGCTGATGGCTGACCCGATCTTTAGCCCAATTCATCGATCGGATATCAAAGATGCATTAAAGCCCGTCGAAAGGCCGAAGGTTACGAACGGCGCTTTTGTCATTGAAAACATATCGAACGCCGCTATTTCGGTCTCGCGGTCAGAGCGATACTGGAACGCCCGCTCTGTCGGGCTGGACCGTATCGAGTTCATCTCAATGCCGTCGGCGGAAACAGCTTTGCAGGCGTACAGAGGCGGGAAACTCGATGTCATCACGAATGCGAATTTTGAACCGCTCGCCCTAAAGCTGCTCGCACCGTACGAGGACTTTCGCACGACGGTCCATTCCGCTCTTAACTTTTACGAATTCAACAACTCTCGTCCTCCCTTCTCGGACCGCCGCGTTCGGCTTGCCCTCGCAACTGCCATCGACCGCGAAAGATTGGCCGAGACCGAGATGGCGGGCAGCGTAGAGCCCGCTTATTCTTTCCTGCCGCTGAGCGATTCGAAAGAAGCTCGTTTCGAACATGACGTCGAGGCAGCCAAGGCATCACTCACAGCTGCCGGCTTCCCCGACGGCAAAGGCTTTCCGACCGTCAAACTCGTCGTCAACCGAAACAATGTCCAGCAAAAGGTCGCCCGTGCTGTTGCAAAGATGTGGAAAGAGGAACTGAACATCGAGACGGAGATCGTCTTGAAAGAAGCCGCGGAAATGGACGCTGTAAGGAGATCCGGTGATTTTGACCTGATACGTCGCGGGGTCGTGCTGCCGTCGCCGAACGAAACGGCAAGTTTGTTGGCAATCTTCGATCGACGAAAGAAGGCCGCTGCAGCCGGGACCACCCTGCCGCAGGGGACTCCGACGCCTCAGACCTCGTCGACACCGGTCAACTCTAATTCAGCCGCTGCTTCGCCAATGCCAACCGACGAGGATCTGCTGACCGAACTTTCCGCTATTTACGATGTCGAAGCAATTCCGTTATACTTCCCTCGTTCGTACGCGTTGGTACAGCCGTACGTTCAGGGCTTTGATCTCAACGGCATTGATTCACCTTCGGTAGGCTCGCTCAGCGTAGATACCGCGTGGGCAGCGGCGGGCATATTCTAACGGTCCTTTTTATGAACCGTACCTTCGGCAAGTTAGTTTCTCTAGGCTTGATCGCGACACTGCTGTTCTCGGCGATGTCGTGTGCCCGCGTCGACAGCGGAGACTATTTCGGCAGGACCGTGCCGCCGAGCGACAACATTCTTCGATATGTCTCCGGGTCGGAACCTGAGTCATTTGATCCGCATATTTCGTCAGGCCAGCCGGAGGCGCGTATCTATATGGCACTTTTCGATGGTTTGGTCGAAAACGATCCAAAGACCTTGCTTCCCATTCCGGCGATCGCGAAAAACTGGGAGATCAGCAGTAACGTTGATATCTTCGTTTTCAAGCTCCGCGACAATGCCAAATGGAGTGACGGCACTCCGATATCCGCTCAAGATTTTGTATACAGTTTTCGACGCGGCTTCGATGCCGAGACACTGTCGCGAACCGCAAGTCTCGGCTATTTCATTCGATATTCGGAAGATTTCAACAATGGTGATGTTTTCGTCAAGAAGGACGGACGGTTCCTGCTTGAACATGAGGTGAACGCCACCGAACCGCATACAGTAACGCCGTTCGGTCCTGAGACAGAGTTTGCGACGTTCATTAACGGCCCGACCCGCCTCACTCTTCCGGGCGATGAAAAGGAACGGTCAAAGCTTTTTGAAAAGGACGAAAAGCTGCGGTCTGCGGTCGAAGGCGGCGAATTCGTCCCTGTAAAGGCAGAAGACATCGGCGTCGAAGCGGTTGATGATAAGACGCTTCGGCTAACGCTGCGTCAAAGCGCACCTTTCTTCCTTGGATTGCTTGCACATCAATTTTTTCGGCCGGTTCCGCGGCATGTCGTGGAAAAACACGGCGCGGACTGGACCAAGCCCGAAAACATCGTCACCAACGGAGCGTTCAAGGTCAAACATCATCGGCCTTATGATGAGCTGTTCCTCGTGAAGAACGAAAACTATTGGGACGCTGAGAATGTCCATCTCGACGGCATCAAGTTCTATCCCATCGACGAGAACGCGACCATACTTAACCTTTACAAAGGCGGGGCCATCGATGCGTTCCTGAACCATTCCGTACCGGCTTCCTGGATCGACGAAGTAAGGCGATACAAGGACGAATATCTCGATCATCCCGAGAATGCGACCGCCTATTACTCGATGAACATGACAAAGCCGCCGTTCGATGACGTAAGAGTACGGCGAGCGTTTCAAATGTCAGTAGATCGGGACGCTCTTTCGAACTATCGAAAAGTGACCAAACCGCTTTATGACCTCACGCCGGCGGGCATTTTCCCGGATTATGACAGGGCCCGTGCAAAGGTCAGCGAGGAAATGCGCATCGAGAAAAAGAAGTCTCCCGAAGAGTGGGCGAAATACAACAGATTTGACCCGGCCGAGGCACGCAGGCTGCTCAGCGAGGCCGGCTTCCCTGTCGAAGGATCCGAAGGAAATTTCGCCTGCCCCAAGTTCCCGACAGATTCAGTATCGCTGACGTTCAATACCAACGAGAACAATCGGATGGTCGCCGAATTCATACAGGCACAATGGAAACGGCACCTCGGTATTACAATTTCATTGAAGAGCCAGGAATTCCGCACGTTTCTCAAAGATCGAAACGATCTCCAGTACTCAGGACTCGCACAGAGCCTTTGGTCGGGCGATTACATGGACCCGTTCACGTTTCTGGGTCTTCACTACGGCCGCCAAAACGACGGCGGTTCCGGATTTGCGGACAAGGAATATGACCGAATGCTGGATGAGGCGAACAGCGAACTCGATTTCCAAAAGCGCTACGAAAAACTCGCTAGGGCAGAAGCATATGTGATGGACAAACTGCCCGTGGTCACACTGTCGATCTACGCGACCAACTGGCTGAAAAAGCCTTACGTCAAAGGCATGTATCCGAATCCCGGCACGCTGCATCCATGGAAGTTCGTCTATATTGAGAAAGATCCCGCAAAATGGGACCGGAACGTAGATAACATCATGGCGGAAAGCAACCCGCGAACGGCGGCACAGCTTGAGGAACTGAAGCGGACGATGACGCAGAACTAGAAATGCTCGGATTTATCCTAAAACGCCTGCTCCTGATCATACCGATGGCGCTGATCGCCGTATCGGTCACATGGGCGTTGATACGCGTCGCTCCGGGAACGTTCTATTCATCTGAAAAGAAGATCCCGGCCGCGGTCGAAGCAAAGCTGCGTGAAAAATACGGCCTGGACGACCCGTGGTATAAGCAGTACGGCATTATGCTTTCGAACATTGCCCGCGGCGATTTCGGCATCTCTCTGAAATATGAGGGCCAGCCCGTCAACGAGATCATAGCGAGGCATCTGCCGTATTCGGCGGTCATCGGGCTGCTAGCGTATCTGCTAGCTCTTGCCATCGGCCTGGCTGCAGGCACGATAGCGGCGTTGCGGCAAAATTCGGCATTCGACTATGCTTCGATGTCCGCGGCGATGTTGGGGCTTTCGGTGCCGAACTTTGTCTTGGGGCCGCTTCTCGTTCTTGTGTTTTCTTTTTGGCTCTATTTACTGCCGCCCGCAAGATGGGGCGGTTTTACCTCGCTGATCTTGCCGGTCGTTACGCTGGCCGCAATCTACGCCGCCTATATCGCCCGTTTGACGCGTGCAGGACTGTTGGAAGTAATGCGGTCGGACTACATCCGCACGGCAAGGGCAAAAGGCCTGAGCGAGCGTTCTGTTATCCTTCGGCATGCTCTCCGCGGCGGCCTGCTTCCGGTGGTGTCTTTTACCGGACCCGCTCTTGCGGCCCTTCTTGCCGGGACCGTGGTCGTTGAAAAGGTGTTTGCCATTCCCGGCCTCGGAAATATTTTTATTCAGTCCGTATTAAATCGCGACGAGCCGCTTGTTCTCGGCATCGTCGCATTCATTTCAGTTTTGGTAATGATCTTTAATCTGATCGTTGATATCGCTTACGGCTTTATCGACCCGAGGATCAGATACGAATAAGTCCCGATGAAAGACGACAGCACATCACCGGTCAAAGGAACCTCGCTATGGCGTGACGCCATGCGGCGCCTCCTTGCGCAACCGCCTCGCGGTTTTTGGGCTGATCGTGCTTGTTTTCATATCGATTTCGGTCATTGTAGGCCCTGCTGTCATTGAAGCTACGACCGGCTATACTTACGACTACATCCCGGCCGACAATGAGCTTGTCAAGGCAATGCCGCCGTCGCTCAAACATCCAATGGGAACGGACGAGGCGGGCCGCGACATCCTCGCACGCGTTCTGCAGGGCGGCCGCATTTCGTTGCTTGTGGGCATTATTTCGACCCTTGTTTCACTGATCGTCGGCGTGTCGTACGGAGCAGTCGCCGGTTTTCTCGGCGGCCGCATCGACAACCTGATGATGCGCATAGTGGACATACTTTACGCGATACCGTACATCCTGATCGTGGTCGTACTTCTTGCGGTCTTCGGCGGGACCAATTCGCCCGAGTGGATAAAATGGCTGACAAAAATGATAGGCGCCGAAGGCAATCAGGGCATCAGCCAGATCTTGCTGCTTTTCTTTGCTCTGGGGCTAGTATCGTGGCTGACAATGGCACGCGTGGTCCGCGGCCAGATCCTGAGCCTGAAGAACGAGGATTTTGTACTCGCAGCCCGAGCATCAGGCGTATCCAATCTCGGCATAATTTTCCGGCATCTGATACCTAATGCCCTCGGCCCTGTCATCGTTTACGCCACGCTCACAGTACCAAGCGTTATGCTTGCCGAGGCATTTCTCTCTTTCCTCGGCTTGGGCGTGCAGGCACCGTATGCGAGCTGGGGCAGCCTGGCGAGTGCCGGCATAAAGAACATAGCGATATTTCCTTGGCAGCTTATTTTCCCGGGTCTGACAATGGCACTGACGCTGTTTTCACTGAACTTCTTGGGCGACGGACTGCGCGATGCACTTGACCCGCAGACGAGGAAATTCTGACCGACGCGATGAATAGTAACGGCACGATACTGACTGTCAACGACCTTCGCACGTATTTCCGTACGGAAGACGGCGTGGTGAAGGCTGTTGACGGGATCTCGTTCGAACTGAAAAAGGGCGAGACGTTGGGCATCGTAGGCGAATCGGGCTCGGGAAAATCCGTCACGAATCTTTCGGTGATGCGGCTGATCCCGGAGCCGCCGGGCGAGATCGTCTCCGGCGAGATCATTTTCGACGGCACCGATGTCCGGGCACTGTCGATCGACGAGGTTCGAAAGATCCGGGGCCGCCGCATTGCGATGATCTTTCAGGATCCGATGACGTCGCTAAATCCGTTTCTCAAGATATCGACCCAACTGATGGAGGTAACACAGCTTCATCTCGGCCATACCAAACAACAGGCTTACGAACACGGCGTCAAAATGCTCGAAATGGTCGGCATCCCCGACGCAAGGGCACGCATGGACGGCTATCCGCACGAGCTTTCGGGAGGCATGCGGCAACGCGTGATGATCGCAATGGCGCTGAGTTGCGACCCCGAACTTCTGATCGCCGACGAGCCGACGACAGCTCTCGACGTCACGATCCAGGCACAGATACTCGAACTGATCAAGGACCTGAAAGCACGTTTGGGAACGAGCGTAATTCTGATCACGCACGACCTCGGCGTCGTCGCGGGAATGACGGACAAGATCATTGTGATGTACGCCGGCAAGGTCTTTGAGCAGGCTCCGACGCGGGAACTTTTTTCGCGTCCCGCAAATCCGTATACGAAA
This sequence is a window from Acidobacteriota bacterium. Protein-coding genes within it:
- a CDS encoding ABC transporter ATP-binding protein — translated: MNSNGTILTVNDLRTYFRTEDGVVKAVDGISFELKKGETLGIVGESGSGKSVTNLSVMRLIPEPPGEIVSGEIIFDGTDVRALSIDEVRKIRGRRIAMIFQDPMTSLNPFLKISTQLMEVTQLHLGHTKQQAYEHGVKMLEMVGIPDARARMDGYPHELSGGMRQRVMIAMALSCDPELLIADEPTTALDVTIQAQILELIKDLKARLGTSVILITHDLGVVAGMTDKIIVMYAGKVFEQAPTRELFSRPANPYTKGLLRSVPDPAHEQGDSLYQIPGLPPDVAHLPPGCPFAERCDRAEDICRREYPPFVEINADHHSLCHFAKEVYGRD
- a CDS encoding ABC transporter permease, which translates into the protein MLGFILKRLLLIIPMALIAVSVTWALIRVAPGTFYSSEKKIPAAVEAKLREKYGLDDPWYKQYGIMLSNIARGDFGISLKYEGQPVNEIIARHLPYSAVIGLLAYLLALAIGLAAGTIAALRQNSAFDYASMSAAMLGLSVPNFVLGPLLVLVFSFWLYLLPPARWGGFTSLILPVVTLAAIYAAYIARLTRAGLLEVMRSDYIRTARAKGLSERSVILRHALRGGLLPVVSFTGPALAALLAGTVVVEKVFAIPGLGNIFIQSVLNRDEPLVLGIVAFISVLVMIFNLIVDIAYGFIDPRIRYE
- a CDS encoding peptide ABC transporter substrate-binding protein; this translates as MNRTFGKLVSLGLIATLLFSAMSCARVDSGDYFGRTVPPSDNILRYVSGSEPESFDPHISSGQPEARIYMALFDGLVENDPKTLLPIPAIAKNWEISSNVDIFVFKLRDNAKWSDGTPISAQDFVYSFRRGFDAETLSRTASLGYFIRYSEDFNNGDVFVKKDGRFLLEHEVNATEPHTVTPFGPETEFATFINGPTRLTLPGDEKERSKLFEKDEKLRSAVEGGEFVPVKAEDIGVEAVDDKTLRLTLRQSAPFFLGLLAHQFFRPVPRHVVEKHGADWTKPENIVTNGAFKVKHHRPYDELFLVKNENYWDAENVHLDGIKFYPIDENATILNLYKGGAIDAFLNHSVPASWIDEVRRYKDEYLDHPENATAYYSMNMTKPPFDDVRVRRAFQMSVDRDALSNYRKVTKPLYDLTPAGIFPDYDRARAKVSEEMRIEKKKSPEEWAKYNRFDPAEARRLLSEAGFPVEGSEGNFACPKFPTDSVSLTFNTNENNRMVAEFIQAQWKRHLGITISLKSQEFRTFLKDRNDLQYSGLAQSLWSGDYMDPFTFLGLHYGRQNDGGSGFADKEYDRMLDEANSELDFQKRYEKLARAEAYVMDKLPVVTLSIYATNWLKKPYVKGMYPNPGTLHPWKFVYIEKDPAKWDRNVDNIMAESNPRTAAQLEELKRTMTQN